The DNA window TGAGTTTCATAAGTTTTTCTCAGTTTGAATGGATGATGAGAATATTTCAAAGAGCTGAAAGAAGCAGTTGtcagattttgaaaatgatcttcaagcagaagaaagaaaaagctatatatatatacatatatttatatatatatatatgtatatatttaaaaagagagtTGCTTAATATGAGAATTCCCTTTTATCtaatagaaatgtttttttgtttggataTATAATTTCCTTAGGACCCTTGTAGAAACCTTGTCCAGCTGCTGTCTCCAACGACACAGTGAGCCGTCAttaaagagaggatggcaccaTCTAGTGAAATTATGATGTAGACAGGAAACCACACATTTTCCTCTTGGAATTAAAATCTTGTGGAAATGattgaaaatattgattttaaaaaagcagctttaaattagaaaatatgttttggtAAAAAACTTTCTTGACAGGCTTCTTGTCGAACTACTTCTGCATCATAAAccacttgtgtttgtttgtccatCAGTATATTTGAAGTTTGGTATTTCCCTTGATTCTGACTTCTTGCAGTAATTCTTAGTGCTGTACACTTCACACCTGAAATGAACAACACCCTAATTTGTGATAATGGAAGTTACACATGACGGATTTAGGCTATCGAAActttttcactgaaaaaacTGCTGTGACTAGAAACAAGGCTGGAGGCAAAGGGGGAGACTGAAACATGACTGAAGTTCTTGGCCATAAAACAATTTGGTGAAAGATGCTGAAATGATCTGTAGAGCGAGGTAAAGTTGGATGATAATTATAAAGTCAAAAACTACCCATGATTTGTAATTTGTTGACTTTGTGCTATTGTTGACTttggagtcaatcccagctgacagttGGTTTCACCCGGGGGACGCTCAGGAGATTTTGTAGCGTGAGAGAAGGGGGGGTGGGGCTCACATGGGGTCAGCTGCAGTGAAGCACACAGACATGTTAACATTTCCTCTCTGACCAAGTGTGAAGGTTGATTTTACAGAATAGAATGttgaatgaaagaaaatctgAGTGATTCATGAATTCTTTAACATGTATGGTGATTACCagagaacagaaataaaatgttactgGAATCAGCAGCTTCTCATGCCAGGAACACTGAGTCATTTCCCTTTTACTCTCACAGCTCGAGCTGTTGCTGCTTCTGTTGCAGTAACTGAGCCTAATTATgacccttctctttctcctgctctgACACAGAACAGAAATTGAAACAACTTTTGTGAACTATCACATTTAATGGAGCCAGAGATACTGGACAGCAGATATCAGGGGTTTTATGAGCAGTGCGAACTGTAAAGGGATAATACAGGCACCCTTCAGTCGTAAGCCTACACCACCTGGTgcagtttcatttgttttatagaCACAtatctgtgacctttgacctctgaacaCTGTAATCtaacaatataaaaaatcaACATTAATTGCATTTTCTATGTAACTTTGAATTCACATTTTGCAGCATATTTGGGCTTTGTAAAAAATCTCACCAGACAACAAGTACTAGAAAAATAAAGCTATATACAAACATTACAAGTGCATTGATGTCATAAAACAGTCTTAAACAGTTTGTGCTTCGAGCCTCAGCATCTCTCCTGTTCCACAAGCCTCCTTGAGCGAGTGGCAGTTTGCGGGAGAGGCCATAACCAGTACCCTGCAACCCCCCCTCTCACTCAGGAACCTCTTTAAGGACTCATcaaaagttttgttttcttctctgtacCCATCCAACAACAGGAGAGCCTCGCCGCTGGCCCTGGTCAACACTGTCCTCAGCTCGTTCTCTGTCGATTTGTTTATGAGCGAGCATTGAGTCATTATTTCTTGAATCAGGTCACCCTCCACAGCGCTGCAGTTGACATAAACGAGAAGTTGCAGGGTGCTGAGATCAAGGAGGTCTGTCCGTCCTTCAGTCCAAGAGGAGACCAGGATCTGGGCTATGGTCATCTTCCGGCTCTCTGGAGGTCCCTCAAGGAAAAGTGTCTCTCCAGCTTCTGGGAGTAGAGCTTGAAGTTTCATGACCTGGCcctcactgaaaaacaaaaaaaaaaaactataaactaCAAGCCTGAACAGTTCTCAAAATACAGACTTTAGCTTTGAATGTCAGCTGTTCAGGTTTTTCAGTTGGTAGAGGAGTATTTGTGACTCACCTGTTTTGCAGCCTGCGAGGCAGCTCCTCCACATTGAAATTGTCCCACAGGCATCTCCACTCTGCACTGAAGACGTCGGAATAATGTGCTTTCAGAAGCCCCACCAGATTTTCCTCCATGCCATCTGTACAAACCATAATTCTCTCCTCCTCGTgttctttctttatttgtaggcctgatggagagaaaaagtttGTTAGAAAACAGAGAACATTCACATAACAAAACTTAATGCAAATGTATTTGAACTTTATGGAATGTACTCCATTTAATAGCTCGTTTCATATATAACAGATGGGTGCATCATTTATTGAATTGCTTTGGTTCAGTCAATCGAGCCCCATCAAGCTTTTTATAATGTCAAACTTTAACTGTGGCtcttgtttgatttatttccaaCTAAAAAGGAAGTGCAGTGATACAAGTTTTACCGGTtaatgtacagtacagtacatgtTTGTGTTCTACATGAACAACAGGACATTGGACATTTTGCATTGCTGatcaaacacatacaaaagAGTATAATATCTGAGATGGTAAGAAAAAGCCAAGCACTCAAGGAATGTAtgacaaaaagaataaaatgaatcacCATGGAGACAGTTGAGGATGAGCTCAACCTTCAACAGAAAACTATCTATTGCAGAAAatcttttgtcttcatagtttCCACTTCTCACACCCTGAGGCTGTCTATGTTACTCTCAGCTCAGTCTTTGTAAAGGGAGCAATGAGCTATGGACGAGCAGTATAACAtgtctcatcctctctctgtctctgttttaccTTTAATACTGCTCCCATGAATCAAGAGGAATTCAACAGAGGTAATGCTGATAGTTAGCAGCCAACATGACTCATCAGTAATAATAAAAGAAGTTGTGTTTAGACtcacaggcagcagcaggacaggGCCAATCCAGACCATCATACAGAAGGTTCCTGGTACTTAGAATTCTGGATCCttcacaaaaatacatttgactatTAACTCAGCATGTGGGTACAGAATGTAGAGCAATGATAATGCAAGAGTGGAAGTCATTGTCTGTACATGTCTGTTTTAGCTCTGTATACTACATGATGTGCAGTAAATCATTAAACCAGCTTCATTGAAATGGGACTTAATCCTATCTTTAGAATGCATGTGTGGGGAAGTGATTCACATGAACTCATCTCTCTACGTGTTTGAGAGAATGCTGATGTAATGTATCATCTCTGTGTCATGATCTGTCCCTTCTGTGACTCTACACACAGACTTCAAGTTatatcctgttttattttgggaaATTCACCTTCAGCGTGTGGTTTTAGTTCCTGCTCGTGTGTTTTCCACCTTTGTGATTACCTGATCCTGGTTTGCATCATGTTTTGCATCTGCCTGCCAGTCAGGACCATCTGTGTCTCTTATTAAAATATCTGTCTCTACCTGCCTCGGTGTGAGTCGGTGTTTTTGTTCTGCAATCCTTGCACTGTAATACTACATATATGGGATCTTATGCTATTATGATGATAACataaataatgattataatgTTTGAATATTTGGTATATTTTAGTTCCTATACAACATTCTTGCCTGTAAGTCCATGTGCTATATGTATTTCCTTTTATCAACGTTGTTTCTTATAAAGGTTCTCTCTTTTTCTAGTTTCTAGTATCCCACACATTTCCTGTCAAGTAACTGAGGGAAGACGTTTTCTTATTGTGTTCCTaaatccatatatatatatagaaacatGTGATTAAGTCTTCTATAGAAATGATGGAGGTGTTTTTTTGAGGGTTCTACAAACGTGCAACACTTGAAAACCACCCACGCATTTACAAATAACCTTTGGTTCCCCTGACGCACACACAGGGTGTTCCTGtagattttttggttgtgacaCACGTCGGATCCAAAAGATCAAAGTCATGTGCTGATAAAATTCcctcaaaagaaaaatgacacaTCTTACGGTAGCCAATcaaacacatactgtaaataCCCAGAAGCGTCATAAACACTTCCTCTTTTCAGTCTTTTCACTTAGATCAACATCCATCTACTGTGAAGGTTTCATATTTAATGCTGACTAAAGAATCCAGTGATACTGTAAGTCAAGGTGAAACTAAAGATACGTTTGCAGATCGGATTtgacatttaagtttttttattaaagttgtgttaaaaataaataattgtgacacaaacaatgaggaaataataaataagtcaAAGCAAAGCATGTCTCTAAATAACTGGATTCTCCACCTTTGTTTACTGAGTGTTACCACACCCGTAACTGTAGCCTGGCTCCAGCTCCTGTTGCAGTGGCCCAGAAGTATTTATCACTTGTATTGTATTTGTCACTATGTCACTTTTAAATTTCACTGTAGCTGTTTTGAGTTATGATGCATTGCTGTgccttgtgtgcatgtgccagGGGAcaagaacatttttattctgatttagattttcaatattttcctcCTTTCTGCACCTGCGGTCTCTGTGTTGTTGACTTTAACTGATGTGCTTTACACATGAGGAACAGAATGAATCGTTACCTTTTCGTCGTCTGTACATGAGCACCACCACGATGATGACAGCCATTACAGCTCCTGTGCTCAATATAATCCAGAGAGCCTTGTTTTTCACCCGTGGATTACATACTTCATCTgtggaaagaggaaagaagggaTCAAACCTGCATCAATAACCTACAGTTTCACATTTATAATTCAGCAAAGACAGAGCCAGTGTTCACCCTCaatctgtatatacagtctatggtttgtcCATAGTGGAAACCACcaaacatgcaaacaacaaCCATGACATACTTCCCTTCTGCTTCCCTCAAATAAATGCAGCTGTTAAAGTTTCTCGAGTTTTGCGGAATTGTTGTTTTGATTAGTTCTGCTACACCATGGtctttttacttttgtccacTTCAGCTCTTATTTGATTCCAGGTGCAGTAAGCACTGagaatactttatttattcagagtACCGAGGATAATACTTTTATATTTGCAATAAAGTCCAGAAGTGCAGCAGCCAATGGAGCTAAATAATCATTGGCACATACAGGAGGGCCTACAAGCcacatattcacacaaacacctccTGCGTCAGACCTCACACTAAAGACACtctacaacacaaacaccaccTACAGCTTTCCTTCTCATACGGGAAGCACTTTGTTCTTTGTAAGTGGGCTGATTGTAGACGTCTCTATCTGACAGAAAAATTGTAGGCCATGGAAACAGATGTAGTTTAGTGATACGTAAGCAAATGACGATGTATTTCCTATGCGAACCCACAACTGACAGCttttcacacagtcacatttgaaCAATTATGCTCCAGTGGCCGGGTCGTTGACTGGTTGGCATGCATAAAACCCAAAACTCCAAATAATGACACCAAAAGTAAAAGTTTGCTAACttggtattttttcttttttgcattttgtttgggcagcaaacaggaaatgaggagAGAAGGGTGATGATATGTCTTCATAAAAAGCCTTTAAGGAAACTTACCTGGAATCTGAAATATTGCGGAGGGACCATTTGCGAAGTCACATGTGTAGTTGTTTTTGTCCTGTGCACTGACACGTATTTGACTGGTGACTTTAAACAGCTGGTCTGCTGTTTGTACAGTGGTGGTGTTGTGTTTGAGTTCCTGCAGGCGTCCATCCTTCCACACCACAGACGTCTCAGGGTATCCCTCTGATTGACAGGTCAACAGCACATCATGCCCTTCTGCTGTCTTCTCTATGCATTTAGTCACTGATTTATACGGTGCTGGAGGAGAAGTACAGAATTAGACATCTTGCATAATATTGATGGAAAAGGGAAGATCTTGAGGAATGTTTAAACAAgcccaaaaaacatttttgttacCCAATTACATCTAAGTTTCATTTTCAGAGTGAGTGAAATTCTTAACTTCCCAGAAATGTCAATACACTGAGATCATTGCCAAAGAGCGTTCGTAGATATAAGCCCCTGAAGTCTTTAATTGACCAAAGTTACTGTTGCACTGCAGATGTGGTGCGTACCTACCTACAACAGAGAGAGTTATTGTTTTATAGTCGGCTTCTTCTGCCGTCTGCACCAAACACTGATACGTCCCGGAGTCGCTGATCTGGAGATTGGAGAGCTGTAAAGTGAGCAAAGAAGAAGAGTCCTGAATTATCTCAAAACGTTAAAGTCACAAACGGTTTAAATTCTGTTTTAAATATCGACAATTTTCTGAACAATTCTTCAATTAAACATTCATCAATGTAATTACACTACATAATCTATTTTTTATGGATCTGTCATTCATTCCGTcttcaagaaaaacaacaagtcCAGTTGCTCATGTACAACATACTTTAATGACTGCATTACTTTGTGTTCTACACTAGAATGAGGAAGTTTGTGATGGTGTTCTGATAAATTTGGTGATTTCCATAGTGgtcaaaccatagactgtaataaagatggacaacgtgacAGCTCCTGAAAATGTGAAG is part of the Paralichthys olivaceus isolate ysfri-2021 chromosome 18, ASM2471397v2, whole genome shotgun sequence genome and encodes:
- the LOC109626163 gene encoding uncharacterized protein isoform X3 — protein: MGCRFQPRPSHPNTDLKVTWHWIKPGSNREVYQMNNGMVQPSSAEYQGRVNLFEEQLRNGWARLKLSNLQISDSGTYQCLVQTAEEADYKTITLSVVAPYKSVTKCIEKTAEGHDVLLTCQSEGYPETSVVWKDGRLQELKHNTTTVQTADQLFKVTSQIRVSAQDKNNYTCDFANGPSAIFQIPDEVCNPRVKNKALWIILSTGAVMAVIIVVVLMYRRRKGSRILSTRNLLYDGLDWPCPAAACLQIKKEHEEERIMVCTDGMEENLVGLLKAHYSDVFSAEWRCLWDNFNVEELPRRLQNSEGQVMKLQALLPEAGETLFLEGPPESRKMTIAQILVSSWTEGRTDLLDLSTLQLLVYVNCSAVEGDLIQEIMTQCSLINKSTENELRTVLTRASGEALLLLDGYREENKTFDESLKRFLSERGGCRVLVMASPANCHSLKEACGTGEMLRLEAQTV
- the LOC109626163 gene encoding programmed cell death 1 ligand 1 isoform X2, translating into MDWVLFVILQVMVQPSLSVLFTVEAEQNTYKSEYGGDVVMGCRFQPRPSHPNTDLKVTWHWIKPGSNREVYQMNNGMVQPSSAEYQGRVNLFEEQLRNGWARLKLSNLQISDSGTYQCLVQTAEEADYKTITLSVVAPYKSVTKCIEKTAEGHDVLLTCQSEGYPETSVVWKDGRLQELKHNTTTVQTADQLFKVTSQIRVSAQDKNNYTCDFANGPSAIFQIPDEVCNPRVKNKALWIILSTGAVMAVIIVVVLMYRRRKGLQIKKEHEEERIMVCTDGMEENLVGLLKAHYSDVFSAEWRCLWDNFNVEELPRRLQNSEGQVMKLQALLPEAGETLFLEGPPESRKMTIAQILVSSWTEGRTDLLDLSTLQLLVYVNCSAVEGDLIQEIMTQCSLINKSTENELRTVLTRASGEALLLLDGYREENKTFDESLKRFLSERGGCRVLVMASPANCHSLKEACGTGEMLRLEAQTV
- the LOC109626163 gene encoding programmed cell death 1 ligand 1 isoform X1, with translation MDWVLFVILQVMVQPSLSVLFTVEAEQNTYKSEYGGDVVMGCRFQPRPSHPNTDLKVTWHWIKPGSNREVYQMNNGMVQPSSAEYQGRVNLFEEQLRNGWARLKLSNLQISDSGTYQCLVQTAEEADYKTITLSVVAPYKSVTKCIEKTAEGHDVLLTCQSEGYPETSVVWKDGRLQELKHNTTTVQTADQLFKVTSQIRVSAQDKNNYTCDFANGPSAIFQIPDEVCNPRVKNKALWIILSTGAVMAVIIVVVLMYRRRKGSRILSTRNLLYDGLDWPCPAAACLQIKKEHEEERIMVCTDGMEENLVGLLKAHYSDVFSAEWRCLWDNFNVEELPRRLQNSEGQVMKLQALLPEAGETLFLEGPPESRKMTIAQILVSSWTEGRTDLLDLSTLQLLVYVNCSAVEGDLIQEIMTQCSLINKSTENELRTVLTRASGEALLLLDGYREENKTFDESLKRFLSERGGCRVLVMASPANCHSLKEACGTGEMLRLEAQTV